One stretch of Roseimicrobium sp. ORNL1 DNA includes these proteins:
- a CDS encoding Hsp70 family protein produces the protein MSRSTIDFGIDLGTTNSAIAVLNGVEPQIIKNVDDQDVTPSAVFINKQGVVRVGTRAKNATVGDRSYEDAYVEFKRQMGTPHQYRFGSSGQLRKPEDLSSEVLKELRRSVEAATGEAIQSAVITVPAAFELHQCDATRRAAELAGLVSSPLLQEPVAAALAYGFQIDSEKAYWLVYDFGGGTFDAALIRAEEGMINVVHHGGDNFLGGSDIDWAIVEKLIAPQLIRNYDLPDFNRGSDRWKLVLMRIKHAVENAKIELSTKHKTTLSGGVTFEDASGDTIECDELIVTRDDLIRIAEPIIIRSVDICRKVLQEKNLGSHAVQKVIVVGGPTKAPYFREMLASGLGIPIDFSQDPLTVVARGAAVFSGTQKIDAKLQRKATVGEFQVNISDKYKTVGHDNDPLIAGKVTSPSGTSTSGFTIEFVNRDTKWRSGQVPLNNEGAFMANLLAEKGFRNTFHIEIVDPQGTHQKPVPDHVVYTIGAVIEEQPLVKSIGLAKADNTVDVFFKSGSGLPQKKRWPTAYKTTVTLKAGQPGDSIQIPIIEGENEHADRNREIGRLIIDSSMIKRDLPMGADMELTLRVSESRTLILETYFPLLDEEFTKQLEVEKASADPTVLVQTLKAEKVRLDTLKGKAAEAEESDVTGELDKLEADQERDDVVRAAKGDPAAAEKAQARLLEFQLKLDSVEEKLKWPTLVSEARELQEDLKKLASEHGTGAQRDKVEDWSELVDSIITKKQTDRLATRIREGNSLYAQILFSLPGFWVDQFRRLERDRSKFQDVNAAERLLERGRNYLQQNNIDGLQDVVRKLWNLLPPDEAQKAQRGIGATIL, from the coding sequence ATGAGCAGAAGCACGATTGATTTTGGGATCGACCTTGGCACCACAAACAGCGCGATTGCTGTACTGAATGGCGTGGAGCCACAGATCATCAAGAATGTGGACGACCAGGACGTCACGCCTTCCGCCGTGTTCATCAACAAGCAGGGCGTGGTTCGCGTGGGAACTCGCGCCAAGAACGCCACGGTGGGTGATCGCAGCTACGAGGATGCCTACGTCGAGTTCAAGCGCCAGATGGGAACGCCGCATCAGTATCGGTTTGGTTCCAGCGGCCAGCTGCGCAAGCCGGAAGACCTGTCTTCCGAGGTACTGAAGGAACTGCGGCGCTCCGTGGAAGCCGCCACTGGTGAAGCCATCCAGTCCGCGGTGATCACGGTCCCAGCGGCCTTCGAACTGCATCAGTGCGATGCGACCCGACGAGCGGCTGAGCTGGCCGGACTCGTTTCCAGCCCCTTGCTTCAAGAACCCGTGGCCGCAGCCCTCGCCTACGGATTCCAGATCGACTCCGAAAAGGCCTACTGGCTGGTCTATGACTTCGGCGGCGGCACTTTCGATGCAGCTCTGATCCGAGCAGAGGAGGGCATGATTAACGTTGTGCATCACGGCGGCGACAACTTCCTGGGTGGTTCGGATATCGATTGGGCAATCGTCGAAAAGTTGATCGCTCCTCAATTGATCAGGAACTACGATCTCCCTGACTTCAATCGCGGATCCGATCGCTGGAAACTGGTGCTGATGCGCATCAAGCACGCCGTGGAGAATGCCAAAATCGAGCTTTCCACCAAACACAAGACCACTCTCAGCGGAGGCGTCACGTTTGAAGACGCGTCAGGCGATACCATTGAATGTGATGAGTTGATTGTGACCCGTGATGATCTGATTCGCATTGCCGAACCCATCATCATCCGGTCAGTCGATATCTGCCGCAAAGTGCTCCAGGAAAAAAATCTCGGAAGCCACGCAGTGCAGAAAGTCATCGTTGTAGGAGGGCCGACCAAGGCTCCCTACTTCCGCGAAATGCTTGCTTCTGGTCTGGGCATCCCGATTGATTTCAGCCAGGATCCTCTGACGGTGGTGGCGCGTGGTGCGGCGGTGTTTTCAGGGACGCAGAAGATCGACGCCAAGCTACAGAGGAAGGCAACGGTGGGCGAGTTCCAGGTGAATATCTCGGACAAATACAAGACGGTGGGGCACGACAACGATCCGCTCATTGCCGGGAAAGTGACCAGCCCATCTGGAACTTCCACATCCGGATTCACCATTGAATTCGTGAACCGCGATACCAAGTGGAGAAGCGGCCAGGTTCCGCTCAACAACGAAGGCGCTTTCATGGCCAATCTGCTGGCCGAAAAAGGGTTTCGAAACACCTTCCACATCGAAATCGTGGATCCGCAGGGAACCCATCAAAAGCCTGTACCCGACCACGTGGTGTACACCATCGGCGCGGTCATTGAAGAGCAACCTCTGGTGAAATCCATCGGACTCGCCAAAGCCGACAATACCGTGGACGTGTTCTTCAAGAGTGGATCGGGATTGCCACAGAAGAAGCGCTGGCCCACGGCCTACAAGACCACCGTGACGCTGAAAGCCGGCCAGCCTGGTGACTCCATCCAGATTCCCATCATCGAGGGCGAGAATGAACACGCCGACCGCAACCGGGAGATTGGCAGGCTCATTATTGATTCTTCCATGATCAAACGGGACCTGCCGATGGGGGCTGACATGGAACTCACCTTGAGAGTCAGCGAATCCCGTACCTTGATCCTCGAGACGTATTTCCCTCTGTTGGACGAAGAGTTCACCAAACAATTGGAGGTAGAAAAAGCCAGTGCTGATCCGACAGTGCTTGTTCAAACACTGAAGGCCGAGAAAGTACGATTGGACACCTTGAAAGGGAAGGCAGCAGAAGCCGAGGAAAGTGATGTTACTGGGGAACTGGACAAACTCGAAGCCGATCAAGAGCGCGATGACGTCGTGCGTGCCGCCAAAGGGGATCCCGCGGCCGCTGAAAAAGCGCAGGCGAGACTCCTGGAGTTTCAGCTCAAGCTGGATTCCGTCGAAGAGAAACTCAAGTGGCCGACCCTCGTCTCAGAGGCCCGGGAATTGCAGGAGGATCTCAAGAAGCTTGCAAGTGAACACGGTACAGGTGCCCAGCGCGACAAGGTGGAAGACTGGTCCGAACTTGTGGATTCGATCATTACCAAAAAACAGACCGATCGCCTGGCAACACGTATCAGGGAGGGCAACTCTCTGTATGCGCAGATCCTTTTCTCACTTCCAGGATTCTGGGTGGACCAGTTCCGGCGGCTTGAACGCGATCGCAGCAAGTTTCAAGACGTGAACGCGGCCGAGCGACTGCTCGAACGCGGGCGGAACTACCTGCAACAAAACAACATCGACGGGCTTCAGGATGTGGTACGCAAGTTGTGGAACCTGTTGCCACCAGACGAGGCGCAAAAGGCCCAGAGAGGCATTGGAGCGACCATTCTGTAA
- a CDS encoding serine/threonine-protein kinase: protein MAILEEGQNIRDTYEVERFLGEGAFAEVYRVKHRFLGRQAMKVFKSPGMTLPDIEVMLGEAIMLSRIGHPNIVRVFDANTVQARKGLFGYFTMENVPGGSLENFWHSYGGDFVPVETTVNLIKQVCRGLTVAHREQPPIVHRDIKPQNILVGYEADGLRARISDFGLAKRVNPLTLLATAAGTISFKPPEAFSESKGDSCSADVWAIGTTLYLLLTDHLPYKFPSNFGWGSRDLFNEVVRPASDFNADVNGTLDIVIARSLSIQPGDRYANAMEMLDALEQWRPGTEHAPAPSTTSEGSKAALGTGHASPNEQLAQTMAGQALELKKQGRLPEAADLMEEAFNKWPELRRKYDRQVRLWRCGISM from the coding sequence ATGGCAATCCTCGAAGAAGGTCAGAACATCCGCGACACCTACGAAGTGGAACGCTTTTTGGGCGAGGGTGCGTTCGCCGAGGTGTACCGCGTCAAGCACCGCTTCTTGGGACGACAGGCCATGAAAGTCTTCAAGTCGCCCGGCATGACCTTGCCGGATATCGAAGTCATGCTTGGCGAGGCCATCATGCTCTCCCGAATTGGCCATCCGAATATCGTCCGCGTCTTTGATGCCAACACGGTACAAGCCAGGAAGGGACTCTTCGGTTATTTTACGATGGAGAATGTGCCGGGCGGCAGTCTGGAAAATTTCTGGCACTCCTATGGCGGCGATTTTGTCCCCGTCGAAACGACGGTGAATCTGATCAAACAGGTCTGTCGCGGCCTCACGGTAGCCCACAGGGAGCAGCCGCCGATTGTCCATCGCGACATCAAACCCCAGAACATTCTCGTGGGCTACGAGGCCGATGGACTAAGAGCACGCATCAGCGACTTCGGCCTGGCGAAGCGGGTCAATCCGCTCACGCTTCTCGCCACTGCCGCCGGCACCATCAGTTTCAAGCCACCGGAGGCCTTCAGCGAAAGCAAGGGGGATTCCTGCTCCGCGGATGTGTGGGCCATTGGCACCACCCTCTACCTGCTACTGACGGATCATCTCCCCTACAAATTCCCAAGCAACTTTGGCTGGGGAAGCCGTGATCTGTTCAATGAGGTTGTGCGCCCGGCCTCTGATTTCAATGCCGATGTGAACGGCACACTGGATATCGTGATCGCGCGCTCCTTGAGCATCCAGCCGGGAGACCGCTATGCGAACGCCATGGAGATGCTGGACGCTCTGGAACAGTGGCGTCCCGGAACGGAGCATGCTCCTGCACCCTCCACGACATCGGAGGGCTCAAAGGCCGCGTTGGGTACAGGTCATGCTTCACCCAATGAACAGCTCGCCCAGACCATGGCGGGACAGGCCCTCGAACTGAAAAAGCAAGGCCGGCTTCCTGAGGCAGCCGACCTCATGGAAGAGGCCTTCAACAAATGGCCTGAACTGAGGAGGAAATACGATCGCCAGGTCCGCCTCTGGCGGTGTGGCATCTCCATGTAG